Proteins co-encoded in one Quercus robur chromosome 8, dhQueRobu3.1, whole genome shotgun sequence genomic window:
- the LOC126693912 gene encoding bark storage protein B-like yields MKISFKVYFLVHYDVNFKWLQDVKLKQCVSETYCLPETPKVVYGLRGSTADIYLDNVAYREFLFKAFNVSTVDEESAAIVMTSLSNGVPCIVFRGVSDYAGGEGLLSSTSLTYLAAVNALSVAVEFIGLFGEEAPRPLKVDTI; encoded by the exons ATGAAAATATCATTCAAGGTTTATTTTTTAGTTCATTATGATGTAAATTTTAAGTGGTTACAGGATGTAAAGCTAAAACAATGTGTCAGTGAGACATATTGTCTACCTGAAACACCAAAGGTTGTATATGGATTGAGAGGTTCTACTGCAGATATATACCTTGACAATGTAGCTTATAGAGAATTTCTCTTCAAAGCATTTAATGTCTCAACTGTTGATGAAGAGAGCGCTGCAATTGTAATg ACATCTCTATCAAATGGAGTGCCTTGTATTGTGTTTCGTGGTGTATCAGATTATGCAGGTGGAGAGGGATTACTGTCATCAACGAGCCTTACTTATTTGGCTGCTGTGAATGCTCTCAGTGTTGCTGTTGAGTTTATTGGATTATTTGGCGAGGAAGCTCCACGACCACTGAAAGTGGACACCATTTGA